The Pararhizobium sp. IMCC21322 sequence GTTAGCTGCGAAGCCACGCGTCGGGCTTCGTCGCCCAACTCGCCAGCTTCAATGTTTTGCAGCTCATCTGAAGCCGTGGCTTCACTAAGCCGCTTCATCATACGGGCAACGGCCTGTTCACGGGGTATGCTGGTTCCGTTAATCGGATCGACGACCTGTTCAGACATTACGCTTCTTCAGCCTTCAATTTGCCGGTCAGAACAACCGCTCGCGAACATAAATCGTATCGCCTGGCATCACCGCATCACGCAGGCCAAGGCGCAGTGTCACAGGCTCCGGATTTGACGCCCCGCCACGACGGTCAACAGCAAAAATGTTGTTGTCCGCTCTTTGGCTGAACCCACCAGCAAGCGCAATTGCGCGCTCCATGGTCATGCCCGGTGCAAAAGCATAAGCCCCGGACCGGGCCACTTCGCCATGAATGTAAAAAGGACGGGACTCCGTCAACTCCACACTCACATCGGGGTCGCGTAAAAAGCCTGCGGCAAGCTTGGCACGCACCGTGCGTGCAAGGCTCAGCGTGGTACTGCCCCGTGCTTGAACCTGACCGATTAGTGGCATCATGATATCGCCAACCGAACTGACCTCGTAAGTTCCCGTCAGAGAGTCCTGTTCAAATACTACGACCCGTACTTTATCGCCGGTGTCCAACTGATATGCATTCAGAGTTGGCGTTGCCAAAATTGGCTCATTTCTGGGTAATTCGCGGGCGCAACCTGCGACCGCAAACACCAGCAACGCAATACTCAATACCTTAGAAAATCCGATGCTGCGCATGTCTCTTCATTCATAATAATGCTGTGAAAAATATTAATTGATCATTGCAGAATACGGTTAACTAAAGCTGAAGGGGGCATGCTTCGGGAAAAATCCTTTATTAACTTAGCTGTTACTTCCATCTGCGATGATGTGTCCTCCCTTCATAGTGTGTTCAGTAGTGTTGTCATGGGTCAGAAATCAAATCGGTCGGTTGCAGATGAGCCGGTTTTGGATATCTACGTTCTCCTGCGTGCCATTTTATGGGCCTGCCTCTGGGCGGTGCCATTTGCGCTGTTGGTTGCAGCTGGCACGTTTTACTACGTGTCCAAACAGGACCCGGTCTACCGAGCCACTGCCTCCGTACTGATCGAAATTCCGGAAATCTCAGGCATTCAGGCCGTTGCCGACAGTGCAGGTCCTGATGCATCCCTGCGATTGAGCGCTGAGGCGATAAATTCCAAAGTACAATTGATCCGATCGCGCGATCTTGCGCGCGCAGTCATAAATCGAATGGGTTTGGCGGATGTTCCCGAATTTTTACCGGATTCCAGTGATGATGGCGGTTGGCTGTCTTTTCTGGAAACCGCTCGTTCTCAGCCAAAGCGCATTGATGATTTGGTTCTGAATGAGTTCAACGAACGCTTGACAGTTTATCCGATTGAAGTGTCTCGCGTGATATTTGTAGAATTTGAGAGCGAGGATCCCGTCCTTGCTGCCGCCGTTGCAAATGGCGTGATAGAAGAATTTCTTCGCAACGAACGGGCGGCCAAACAAGTGGCCACAAGCGACGCGCGGCTTTGGTTGGAAAATGAGATTTCCAGTTTGCGCAACAAGGTAGTGGCCGCTGAAACCAGCGCCGAGCAATTCCGCAGTCGTGCAGGGTTGTTTGCAACGGCAACTGATACAACACTGCCACAACAGCAACTGGCCGCTCTGTCCCAAAACCTCGCCGATGCCCGCGCTCGGGAAAGCCAGGCGCAGAGCGCCCTTAAAGGACTTGAGCGGGTTGTGGAGCAAGCCAATGGCAATGTGGAACGCTTGTTGACTTCGCCCACAATTGCCAATCAGCCATTTATTCAAACTTTGCGCCAGTCACGGGCCATACTTGAAGCCCAGATAGCTGACCAGTCAGCCAATCTTCTGCCCCGCCATCCACGGCTGCGGGCCCTGATTGATCAGCGTTCAGATATGGACAGACAGATCGCTCGCGAAGCAAGGTCTGTCTTGACCGGCTTGCAGCAGGAAGCGGACAGGGCGCGGCAGGAGGTAACCGAATTCAGTCAGGCGTTGACAGCACAGAAGCTGGAAACCGGAAGCGCTCAGCAAAGTGAAGTTGAATTGCGGGCACTTGAACGTGAGGCGCGTGCAGAGCGGGAATTGCTGGAAATTTTGTTGACCCAATACCGCACATTGCTGGCACGGGAAGGATCCGGCGGACAGCCGGCGGAAGCCCGTATGATTGAGACCGCGTCCCCGCCTCTGGAGCCAATTGGCCCAAGGGCGCTGTTGCTGGTTGCAGCTGCTGCGATCGTATCACTGCTGCTGTGCCTCGGGATTATTGTTCTGCGTGAATTGCTGTCTGGCCGGGCACTGGGTATGCCGCAAGGCAACCCTGATATTTCCAGCAGTCAGAATAAACCACAACGAAGGTTCGAGGACCGAAGACCTGACGCGCGCAAAATGGCCGCCTGATTACGGCCATGTTGAAAAAACGGCTCATCAAATCTGCCTTGGTGACCTTTGCCGCGTCTGGACTGGCGCGCCTGGTTGAGCCGCTGACCGGTGGTCGTGGCGCAATCTTGATGTTGCATAGGGTCCGGCCGCGCGGCCCAAGAGCCTTTCAACCAAATGACCATCTTGAAATTACGCCAGAGTTTTTGGACGAAGCGCTCTATGGGTTGCGCCGCTTGGGCGTGGACCTCATTTCCATGGACAAGGTACCAGAGCGGCTTGCGGCACAAAAGTCT is a genomic window containing:
- a CDS encoding polysaccharide biosynthesis/export family protein → MSIALLVFAVAGCARELPRNEPILATPTLNAYQLDTGDKVRVVVFEQDSLTGTYEVSSVGDIMMPLIGQVQARGSTTLSLARTVRAKLAAGFLRDPDVSVELTESRPFYIHGEVARSGAYAFAPGMTMERAIALAGGFSQRADNNIFAVDRRGGASNPEPVTLRLGLRDAVMPGDTIYVRERLF
- a CDS encoding GumC family protein: MGQKSNRSVADEPVLDIYVLLRAILWACLWAVPFALLVAAGTFYYVSKQDPVYRATASVLIEIPEISGIQAVADSAGPDASLRLSAEAINSKVQLIRSRDLARAVINRMGLADVPEFLPDSSDDGGWLSFLETARSQPKRIDDLVLNEFNERLTVYPIEVSRVIFVEFESEDPVLAAAVANGVIEEFLRNERAAKQVATSDARLWLENEISSLRNKVVAAETSAEQFRSRAGLFATATDTTLPQQQLAALSQNLADARARESQAQSALKGLERVVEQANGNVERLLTSPTIANQPFIQTLRQSRAILEAQIADQSANLLPRHPRLRALIDQRSDMDRQIAREARSVLTGLQQEADRARQEVTEFSQALTAQKLETGSAQQSEVELRALEREARAERELLEILLTQYRTLLAREGSGGQPAEARMIETASPPLEPIGPRALLLVAAAAIVSLLLCLGIIVLRELLSGRALGMPQGNPDISSSQNKPQRRFEDRRPDARKMAA